A region from the Panicum hallii strain FIL2 chromosome 1, PHallii_v3.1, whole genome shotgun sequence genome encodes:
- the LOC112879065 gene encoding wall-associated receptor kinase 2-like, protein MGGVVASSALVVLLLGVALVAPASAQLPADCPDRCGNISVPYPFGIGARCARDFGFELVCNHSYNPPRLTFFPPLPTPTSILAGRRLNLASLSLADGEAIALVSAYRECNTTAGVVISNNRNQTIYLSLLGSTTYRLSAARNRFVALGCPNLGYLSDDMGYYVTGCTSVCRPSQWNVVSPGACTGVGCCQSRIPPNVSFYEPSVQGFDKETRIFNENTTACRYAFVAEDKWIETTYSGRPDFNRSDDFAVPVVLDWAIRNVANCAVAQRNMTDYMCRSAYSDCVNSTNGAGYRCKCSQGYEGNPYLHDGCNDIIECDHLNKYPCYGVCTNVQGGYRCDCPPGFSGDATKINGCRPNDKFTLALKVVTGRKFEILATCPSWQHQCTFLPFMVLRLFLMSDIAMPCSGVSVGVFLSVFMCFWLYLGLQKRKLIRTKQRFFEQNGGVILQQQIRHSGGGAGGFRIFSTEELEKATNNFAADRVLGRGGHGVVYKGVLDDNMTVAIKKSKMTEEAQIKEFAREMFILSQINHRNVVKLLGCCLEVQVPMLVYEFVSNGTLYHYIHGKEPRVDIALDTRLRIAAESAEALSYMHSSASPPILHGDVKTANILLDDKLNAKVSDFGASKLAPTDEAEIATLVQGTCGYLDPEYLMTCQLTDKSDVYSFGVVVLELLTRKKALYLDGPEEDRSLVSCFTTAVKAGRHQELLDSQVRDEMNNEMLTEIAHLLMRCLSMNGEERPTMKEVAERLEMLRRYQQHPLAEAAGNAEENQSLLGMEQLNSNYYQFRQHDVLDLEEGSTYTFSS, encoded by the exons ATGGGGGGCGTCGTTGCCAGCTCAGCCCTAGTAGTGTTGCTGTTAGGCGTGGCCCTGGTGGCGCCGGCGTCGGCTCAGCTGCCGGCAGACTGCCCCGACAGGTGCGGCAACATAAGCGTTCCCTATCCCTTCGGCATCGGCGCCCGCTGCGCCCGCGACTTTGGCTTCGAGCTCGTGTGCAACCATTCCTACAACCCTCCACGCCTCACCTTCTTCCCTCCGCTCCCCACACCTACTTCTATCCTGGCCGGGCGCCGGCTGAATCTGGCCAGCCTGTccctcgccgacggcgaggccaTCGCGCTCGTCAGCGCCTACCGCGAGTGCAACACCACGGCGGGTGTGGTCATCAGCAACAACAGGAACCAGACGATATACCTGTCCCTCCTTGGCAGTACTACCTACCGCTTGTCGGCGGCGAGGAACCGCTTCGTCGCGCTCGGCTGCCCCAACCTCGGCTACCTCAGCGACGACATGGGCTACTACGTCACCGGCTGCACGTCCGTCTGCAGGCCGTCGCAGTGGAACGTCGTCTCGCCGGGGGCGTGCACCGGCGTGGGGTGCTGCCAGAGCAGGATCCCCCCCAATGTCAGCTTCTACGAACCTTCCGTTCAAGGCTTTGACAAGGAAACAAGAATCTTCAATGAGAACACGACTGCTTGCCGGTACGCGTTCGTGGCGGAGGACAAGTGGATCGAGACCACCTACAGTGGCCGCCCGGACTTCAACCGGAGCGACGACTTCGCCGTACCCGTCGTGCTTGACTGGGCCATCCGGAACGTCGCCAACTGCGCCGTCGCCCAGCGCAACATGACGGACTACATGTGCCGGAGCGCCTACAGCGACTGCGTCAACTCCACCAACGGCGCCGGGTACCGGTGCAAATGTTCCCAGGGCTACGAGGGCAACCCCTACCTTCACGATGGATGCAATG ATATTATCGAGTGCGACCACTTAAACAAGTACCCGTGCTACGGAGTCTGCACAAATGTGCAGGGAGGCTATAGGTGTGATTGCCCTCCTGGATTCAGCGGAGATGCCACGAAGATCAATGGTTGCCGTCCAAATGACAAGTTCACGTTAGCCCTGAAAGTAGTCACAGGTAGGAAATTTGAGATACTAGCTACCTGCCCATCTTGGCAACACCAATGCACCTTTCTCCCTTTTATGGTTCTCCGGTTATTTCTGATGAGTGACATTGCAATGCCATGTTCAGGGGTCAGTGTTGGTGTGTTCCTGTCGGTGTTCATGTGCTTTTGGCTGTACCTGGGGCTCCAGAAGAGGAAGCTCATCAGAACAAAACAAAGATTCTTCGAGCAGAATGGAGGAGTGATCCTCCAGCAGCAGATTCGGCATTCCGGCGGAGGTGCCGGCGGGTTCAGGATATTCTCCACGGAAGAGCTTGAGAAGGCCACCAACAACTTCGCCGCTGACCGTGTTCTCGGCCGCGGTGGTCACGGTGTCGTCTACAAGGGTGTCCTGGACGACAACATGACGGTGGCCATCAAGAAGTCGAAGATGACAGAGGAAGCCCAGATCAAGGAGTTTGCTAGAGAGATGTTCATCCTCTCCCAGATCAATCACAGGAACGTTGTCAAGCTTCTTGGCTGCTGCCTTGAAGTTCAAGTGCCCATGTTGGTCTATGAATTTGTCTCAAACGGCACCCTCTACCACTACATCCATGGCAAGGAACCCAGAGTTGACATAGCACTTGATACCCGCCTTCGGATAGCGGCGGAGTCGGCTGAGGCTCTCTCCTACATGCACTCGTCTGCTTCACCGCCAATCCTCCATGGAGATGTCAAGACAGCCAACATCCTGCTTGATGACAAGCTCAACGCCAAAGTTTCAGATTTTGGGGCATCAAAACTAGCACCAACTGATGAGGCCGAGATCGCAACGTTGGTGCAGGGAACTTGTGGGTACCTGGACCCTGAATACCTAATGACATGCCAATTAACCGATAAGAGCGACGTCTATAGTTTTGGTGTTGTTGTGCTGGAGCTTCTAACAAGGAAGAAGGCATTGTACCTGGACGGGCCAGAGGAAGACAGGAGCCTAGTGTCATGCTTCACCACAGCAGTGAAGGCTGGTCGTCATCAAGAGCTTTTGGACAGCCAGGTAAGGGACGAGATGAATAACGAAATGCTCACAGAGATTGCACACCTTCTGATGCGATGCCTAAGCATGAACGGGGAAGAACGGCCAACGATGAAGGAGGTAGCAGAGAGGCTGGAGATGCTGAGGAGATACCAGCAGCACCCTTTGGCTGAAGCTGCAGGCAATGCCGAGGAGAATCAGAGCTTGCTCGGCATGGAACAGCTGAATTCAAATTATTACCAATTCAGGCAGCACGATGTTCTTGATCTGGAAGAAGGAAGTACATATACGTTTAGCTCGTAG